A window of Halostagnicola kamekurae genomic DNA:
CACGAGTAACGACAACCCCCTCTCGTAGGTTCTGGCGAACACCCATTTATTGACCACATATTTTATAATAACAGAAAAACGTACCGGGGATAATGTGGTATTCTCGCTCCTGCACGCGAAAAACAGGGGTGTAGCGTCGTGTGAGTGAGAGTTAATAGAACGACAATAGACAGTCGTCATTACAAAACACCACTTGCGACAGTCGCGCTCCGGTATCGTCGTACTCGTTGACCTCAAGGCGAGTCATTTACATCAATGGCAGAGCCGCACGCATCACATTCGTTTGTAGTACTAGCCGCTGCATCGAACGGGTTACCTGCTTTTCCCATACGACTGGCCAAACACGCCCAGATAGATGGTCCTTATCATATAATTGACTATATTGCAGTTATATCTTTTACAGCGGAAACCTGCGGTCAGAACGGCTTAGAGCGGAAGCCCGGTCAATGACCGCGCGAGGTGAAACTGAACGCGGAAGCAGGTCAAAGGGGCTTGTTTAGACGCGTGGGATCAGTGGTCTCAGAGCTTCACAGTTTGCTCGATGTTTCTGACGGCAGCCTTTAGGACGAGCTCTCGGAACTGACCAAACCACGTTCTGGCCCGCAACGTCTCGCCGAACCGATGTATCTGCGGTGAGTCGATATAGCGAGTTCGTCTCTGTTAGAGAGAGTGCATAGACAGCAGTTTATCCTGAAAAATATATAATTGTAGGTCCATCGTTATATTATAAGTTGGTTGAGCTTTCATCACTTAACTATGGGAAGCGATGCGGAAGAGTTCAAGGAGAGTCTGAGGTCGTTCAAAGAATTCAGTGACGGTAACGGTGGCCACTACCTGATAATGCAGTTTGAGGACGACAGTGGCCTTGTATTTGAGAAACAATCAAGCGACGACAACCTCGCAATAGCGGAACTTTCACCAGTATATCGAGGCTTGATGGATTCAATGAGAAGTATCGCAGAAGGCACCGACTTCGAGGTCAACAAGGACAGAAACACTCAGCAAAACCTGCGGGGGTTGATGCAGGAATAGTAACTGCGTGCTGACTACAGAGATTCTTCTGTCTTCTCCAGTGCATTAGCAACAGGATCAATGTTTACGGTGATGTATCGGTTTGTCTTCCATCACTTTAAAAAAGCCCGTATCATCGCTCATTTTTCGTAGTAGTGGAGTAGGCTGCCAACAAATAAGAATGAATATAATGCTGACTCTAATACTATGAGCAGATGTCCAAACCGTGACAAAAACCAAGAAGAATTCGATTGTATACGATATGAAGACCAGAACAATCCTGTATAGGATTTCTATCTTATCTTAGCTATCGCACTCTCAGGTTATTTCACATTTATATAACCGAAGCAATCTGTGCGTTTACCGTGCCACAGACTAGACTTCTACACATCAGTGATACCCATCTCGGGAAACGCCAATACGGCTCTGATGTCCGACGTGATGACTTTGCACATGTATTCGGACGAGCAATCAAACTCGCTGTTGATCGCGATGTCGAGGCTGTCATCCATACAGGTGATCTATTCGATGACCCAGTACCATCGCTTCCGACAGTCATGGAATGTGCTGAGCTGCTTGAGCCGCTCGAGAAGCATGACATCCCATTCTACGGTATCGTGGGAAACCACGAACGGAAAAACGACGACCAGTGGCTTGACCTCCTCCGACGTACGAACGCTGTAACTCGACTAAATAGAGAGGCAATGGTCGTTGGTGATGTAGCAATCTATGGAATCGATGCGGTCCGTCCGAGCGTCTGGGACACAGCTGATTTCGAACTCGAAGCACCGCCTGAAGGGGCCGAATATTCGATTCTCTGTATGCATGAACTGCTCGACCCCCCTGCAGAAGGGGTCGTCGCTAATTATCCCGCCAACGATGTCCTTGAACGTGTCAACGTTAACCTCGACGGCCTCGCACTCGGCGACCTCCACCAGCCGAAGAGCGCACGCGTTGATGGGACAGATATCTGGTACGCGAGTGCGACCGAGCGCGGTGCGAAAGATCAGGAAGAGACGGGACTCGTTCAGTTACTCGAGATCGAGGACGGGAGTCTCACTCGCCGCCAGCTTGAACTCGAGACGCGCCCATGGTCGGTATTCCATATCGCGTTCGGCGAGGATGACGGTGCGGAATACGTTCGTGATGTGTTTGACCGGCGTGATCTTGATGAGGCCGTTGCGAAAATCGAACTGACTGGGGATCGTGGCGCCGTCACTGCAAATGAAGTGCTTCAAATGGCCCGTGACGCCGGAGCTGCTGTCGTGAGTGTTGACGACAACCGAGGACGCGTCGATATCAATGTCGACTCGATCGAGGCGATGTCGCTTCAGGGGCTCGACGGTGCTATCGAAGAGCGGCTTGCAGACGAGGACTTCTCAGAGGTGGCTCTTGACGTCGACAGTCGTGTTCGTGAGGAAGAAGGTATCAGCGACAACGTCAATGGGGCCGCGACGGATCTCGAACCTGCTATTCGAGATCGGCAGAAGATAGCCTTTGACGAGCGTGAAGCGCTGGATGAGAAGATCGACGCGACCGTGACGATGGAGGGGAACGAATGAAAATCACACAAC
This region includes:
- a CDS encoding DNA repair exonuclease; translated protein: MPQTRLLHISDTHLGKRQYGSDVRRDDFAHVFGRAIKLAVDRDVEAVIHTGDLFDDPVPSLPTVMECAELLEPLEKHDIPFYGIVGNHERKNDDQWLDLLRRTNAVTRLNREAMVVGDVAIYGIDAVRPSVWDTADFELEAPPEGAEYSILCMHELLDPPAEGVVANYPANDVLERVNVNLDGLALGDLHQPKSARVDGTDIWYASATERGAKDQEETGLVQLLEIEDGSLTRRQLELETRPWSVFHIAFGEDDGAEYVRDVFDRRDLDEAVAKIELTGDRGAVTANEVLQMARDAGAAVVSVDDNRGRVDINVDSIEAMSLQGLDGAIEERLADEDFSEVALDVDSRVREEEGISDNVNGAATDLEPAIRDRQKIAFDEREALDEKIDATVTMEGNE